From Rudanella lutea DSM 19387, a single genomic window includes:
- a CDS encoding YbcC family protein codes for METNHSGFDEHRVIHSLKHYLPAQAPLKDFVHHNTLHSFQDRPFFDAIRSASQVFGYKVSLALNEYRAMYSSGQISPVVLKKVIFGHKGEARLENWLEKLLQKPYPTTGTPRIGTLRSTWKKQYHIDLDSLVHPLLFRILCSYLDQGIAIWGFPVTNTTFLDALREMERHSLTSFFRTRRARNLLLNGTPSISELLDLLVGDETLYETYLFDGQFAHQGWSGMVSAIEDGPQTLLDRRQLSLHDLITFELLLEIDALDAHFGTQWQPLSQTLSHKPTDLFANTPVTERDEVLMMWQEAFEWSYYDQVLAGIQQNKLTRKQTIGKSFQALFCIDDREESMRRYLEQLDPRCETFGTPGFFGVEFFFQPETGKFYEKVCPAPVTPKYLVKEQGRTTKKQKDVHFNKHAHSFYSGWLISQTLGFWSALRLFLNIFRPTMSPSMASSFRHMDGAARLTIEHTHQHAPENDLQVGFTVPEMADRVEGVLKSIGLVKNFASLVYVVGHGSSTINNPHYAAYDCGACSGRSGSANARVLCYMANHPQVRVLLHERGIDIPDDTQFVGALHDTTRDEIAFFDDQALQVGNREFHQLNRQTFAEALDLNAKERSRRFESIDSSLTPEQIHDKVKIRSVSLFEPRPELNHATNALCIVGRRAMTKGLFLDRRALMNSYNYAIDPDGHYLLNILKAATPVCGGINLEYFFSRMDNQKLGAGTKLPHNVMGLIGVANGIDGDLRPGLPSQMIEVHDPLRLLMIVEHYPDVVLATIQKIPAVYEWYSNNWINLVAVHPETRALYVFKAGDFVDYHPLTDHLDAVADVEPLVESNGENFPVFILS; via the coding sequence ATCAGTCCCGTTGTTCTAAAAAAAGTAATCTTCGGACACAAAGGCGAAGCCCGGCTCGAAAACTGGCTCGAAAAGCTGCTCCAGAAACCCTACCCCACCACCGGTACCCCACGCATAGGCACCCTACGCAGCACCTGGAAAAAGCAGTACCACATTGACCTCGATTCGCTGGTACATCCGCTTCTGTTTCGGATTTTGTGCTCGTACCTCGATCAGGGCATTGCGATCTGGGGGTTTCCGGTCACCAACACGACGTTTCTGGACGCCCTGCGCGAGATGGAGCGCCATAGCTTGACCAGTTTTTTCCGGACGCGCCGAGCCCGTAACCTCCTGCTCAACGGCACGCCTTCCATAAGCGAGTTGCTCGATCTGCTCGTGGGCGACGAAACCCTGTACGAGACCTACCTCTTCGACGGGCAATTTGCGCATCAGGGCTGGTCGGGCATGGTATCGGCCATTGAGGATGGCCCCCAAACGCTACTCGACCGCCGGCAGCTCTCCCTGCATGACCTGATCACGTTTGAACTGCTACTCGAAATCGACGCACTTGACGCCCATTTCGGTACCCAATGGCAGCCTCTGAGCCAGACGTTGTCTCACAAACCCACCGACCTCTTTGCCAACACCCCCGTTACCGAGCGCGACGAGGTGCTGATGATGTGGCAGGAAGCGTTTGAATGGAGCTATTACGATCAGGTACTGGCCGGGATTCAGCAGAACAAACTCACCCGCAAACAAACGATAGGCAAAAGTTTTCAGGCCCTGTTTTGCATCGACGACCGCGAAGAGTCGATGCGCCGGTATCTGGAGCAGCTCGACCCCCGCTGCGAAACCTTCGGAACACCCGGTTTCTTCGGGGTTGAGTTTTTCTTCCAGCCCGAAACCGGCAAATTCTACGAGAAAGTTTGCCCGGCTCCGGTCACGCCCAAGTACCTTGTCAAAGAGCAGGGGCGCACGACGAAGAAGCAAAAAGACGTGCATTTCAACAAGCACGCACACTCGTTTTACAGCGGCTGGCTTATCTCGCAAACCCTCGGTTTCTGGTCGGCGCTGCGGCTCTTCCTGAATATTTTCCGACCTACCATGAGCCCATCGATGGCGTCGTCGTTTCGGCATATGGACGGAGCCGCCCGGCTGACAATTGAACATACCCATCAGCACGCCCCCGAAAACGACCTGCAGGTAGGGTTTACCGTCCCCGAAATGGCCGACCGGGTCGAGGGAGTCCTCAAAAGCATCGGGCTGGTCAAAAATTTTGCCTCGCTCGTGTACGTCGTTGGGCATGGTTCCAGTACCATCAACAACCCCCACTACGCGGCCTACGACTGTGGTGCCTGCTCAGGGCGGTCGGGCTCGGCCAATGCGCGGGTGCTGTGCTACATGGCCAACCACCCGCAGGTACGGGTGTTACTCCACGAACGCGGCATTGATATTCCGGACGATACGCAGTTTGTAGGTGCTCTGCACGATACCACCCGCGACGAAATTGCGTTTTTCGACGATCAGGCGCTGCAGGTTGGCAATCGGGAGTTCCATCAGCTCAACCGGCAAACGTTTGCCGAAGCCCTCGACCTGAACGCCAAGGAACGGTCGCGCCGGTTTGAGTCGATTGATTCGAGCCTTACCCCCGAGCAAATTCACGACAAGGTAAAAATCCGGTCGGTGTCGTTGTTTGAACCGCGCCCTGAGCTCAACCACGCTACCAACGCCCTATGCATTGTGGGTCGGAGGGCCATGACCAAGGGCCTTTTTCTGGACCGGCGGGCGCTCATGAACTCGTACAATTACGCCATTGACCCCGACGGCCATTACCTGCTCAATATTCTGAAAGCAGCCACGCCCGTTTGCGGAGGCATCAATCTGGAGTACTTTTTCTCCCGGATGGACAACCAGAAACTGGGGGCGGGTACCAAGCTGCCGCATAACGTGATGGGCCTGATTGGAGTGGCCAACGGTATCGACGGCGATCTACGGCCGGGATTACCCAGCCAGATGATTGAGGTCCACGACCCGCTGCGGCTGCTCATGATTGTGGAGCATTACCCGGATGTAGTACTCGCTACCATCCAGAAAATTCCGGCGGTGTACGAGTGGTACAGCAACAACTGGATCAACCTGGTGGCGGTACACCCCGAAACCCGCGCCCTGTACGTGTTCAAAGCAGGCGATTTTGTCGATTACCATCCCCTTACCGACCACCTCGACGCCGTTGCCGATGTGGAGCCATTGGTTGAATCGAATGGGGAAAATTTCCCGGTCTTTATCCTCTCATAA
- a CDS encoding proton-conducting transporter membrane subunit yields the protein MASLLPFFVFLPLVGYLVSLLVPARRETLISQIAVFTVGLHLLGTVLFLGVWLLAGHPTLDVKEIVLLRTSSYEFFVDFDFDVVTAVYLFVGAFLTFLITRYSRAYMHREAGYKRFFNTILFFYVGYTLTILSGNLETLFIGWEILGISSFLLIAFYRDRYLPVKNAVKVFSLYRIGDVGLILAMWMSHHLWHQNTTFLQLRNYELVHEHLQSHTLIGVFISVMILLSAAVKSAQLPFSSWLPRAMEGPTPSSAIFYGSLSVHLGVFLLLRTYPFWEQQVSVRVLIGAVGLCSALVATGIARVQSSVKSQIAYASIAQIGLMFIEIAAGWGHLALFHFAGNAFLRTYQLLVSPSVVSYQIREQFYHFSPHPQSIERFYPKKIAYTFYMLCLKEWNLDSLMYRFLWNPLKAIGRRLDFLTLNRVLFFFVPIYGLGLLLLVNEDALSPDFEHTLPMVFSLLGLLMVLKAFTERKKARMSWVLILMNHFFVALAISFNEHFRFEQTLLYLSGIVVAGVLGFIVLTRLKTLETSIDLGRFHGHAYKHRLLAFLFLLCCLGVSGFPITPTFVGEDLIFTHIHENQLALAFFTALSFIVDGLALIRIYARVFLGPHVRSVFDMAYRSS from the coding sequence ATGGCTTCGTTACTTCCCTTTTTTGTTTTCTTGCCCCTGGTAGGCTACCTGGTCAGCCTGCTGGTTCCGGCCCGGCGCGAAACACTTATCTCGCAGATTGCCGTATTCACCGTTGGCCTGCATCTGCTGGGGACCGTTCTATTTCTGGGTGTCTGGCTGCTGGCGGGCCACCCCACGCTCGACGTGAAAGAGATTGTGTTGCTCCGAACGAGCAGCTACGAGTTTTTTGTCGACTTCGACTTTGACGTGGTCACGGCTGTGTACCTATTTGTGGGCGCGTTTCTGACGTTTCTGATCACGCGCTACAGCCGGGCGTACATGCACCGCGAAGCAGGTTACAAGCGGTTTTTCAATACGATTCTGTTCTTCTATGTCGGGTACACGCTCACCATTTTGTCGGGCAACCTCGAAACCCTGTTTATCGGCTGGGAAATTCTGGGCATCTCGTCGTTTTTGCTGATTGCCTTTTACCGGGACCGGTATCTGCCGGTCAAGAACGCCGTAAAAGTGTTTTCGCTGTACCGTATTGGCGACGTAGGTCTGATTCTGGCCATGTGGATGAGTCACCACCTCTGGCATCAGAACACCACGTTTTTGCAACTGCGCAACTACGAGCTGGTGCATGAGCATCTGCAAAGCCACACCCTGATCGGGGTGTTTATCTCGGTCATGATTCTGCTGTCGGCGGCTGTCAAATCAGCGCAGCTTCCGTTTTCGTCGTGGTTACCCCGAGCTATGGAAGGCCCCACCCCATCGAGCGCTATTTTCTACGGATCGCTGTCGGTACACCTCGGTGTTTTTCTGTTGTTGCGCACCTATCCGTTCTGGGAGCAGCAAGTGTCGGTACGAGTGCTCATCGGGGCCGTGGGCTTATGTTCGGCTCTCGTGGCTACGGGTATTGCGCGGGTGCAATCGTCGGTAAAGAGTCAGATCGCCTACGCATCCATTGCACAGATTGGGCTTATGTTTATCGAGATTGCGGCCGGTTGGGGGCATCTGGCGTTGTTTCACTTTGCGGGCAACGCGTTTTTGCGGACGTACCAGTTGCTGGTGTCACCTTCGGTGGTGAGCTATCAGATTCGGGAGCAGTTTTATCATTTTTCACCGCATCCGCAGTCGATTGAGCGGTTTTACCCGAAAAAAATCGCCTACACGTTCTACATGCTTTGCCTCAAAGAATGGAACCTCGACTCGCTCATGTACCGGTTTCTGTGGAACCCGCTCAAAGCTATTGGCCGTCGGCTCGATTTTCTGACGCTCAACCGGGTGCTGTTCTTCTTTGTACCGATCTACGGGCTCGGATTGCTCCTGTTGGTCAACGAAGATGCCCTCTCACCCGATTTTGAGCACACCCTGCCTATGGTCTTTTCGCTCCTTGGCCTGTTGATGGTCCTGAAAGCCTTCACCGAGCGTAAAAAAGCCCGCATGAGCTGGGTTCTGATTCTGATGAATCACTTTTTTGTGGCATTGGCCATCTCGTTCAACGAGCATTTCCGGTTCGAGCAGACCCTGCTGTACCTGAGCGGGATTGTGGTAGCTGGCGTACTTGGGTTCATTGTACTTACCCGCCTGAAAACGCTCGAAACCAGTATTGATCTGGGTCGTTTTCATGGCCATGCCTACAAGCACCGGCTGCTGGCGTTCCTGTTTTTGCTGTGCTGTCTGGGGGTTTCGGGTTTTCCGATCACCCCGACGTTTGTGGGGGAAGACCTCATTTTCACCCACATCCACGAAAATCAGCTGGCGCTGGCCTTCTTTACCGCGCTCAGTTTCATTGTTGATGGTCTGGCGCTAATTCGCATTTACGCCCGCGTTTTTCTGGGCCCACACGTACGGTCGGTATTTGATATGGCCTACCGATCGTCGTAA